AGATGTGTGTGCCGGGAAAAAGCCAGATATGTATGGCCGGCCCCCCCCTGCCGATGGAACTCGAGGTTGTGGTAGCGGAGCACATCTGCGAGTGGCTGGATTGCAGATCCAGAAATGGGATGCATCGGACAAGATGAGAAAGCCATCACAGGCCCCCAGGAGATTATGGAACTTAGAGTGTTGAATGATTGGCCAGAGCTTTTGATTGGAGGCTCCGACACCGTTGTCACGGAAGACAACGAAGGTGACTCCTTCCTGCCCAGGGATATCCTGGTTGATAACAGGGAGCGACGGCTGGCGTAGGCAGTTGCCGAGCATGAACTTGTCGGTGGAGGTGGCACTGCACCACAACTTGCGGACAGCGCGGCAGCGAAGAACGTCCTTTGGTGGCAACCGGATGAGGATCTCTTCGATGATAATCCACTCGGGGAGGTCGTCGAGGATGGTCCCACGGCTTCTTTTCGTCATGGTGATTGACTGCCGATGGTATTCCATCAGATCTAAAGGAAAGAAAAAAGAGATGGGGATGATTGAGCTTATCCATACCCCTAAATTCAACTTGGCAAACACAGAACAGTAGTATCTGGCACATGTCAAAGAGATAATGTGTGATCCCATAGATTCAAACGGTCTACGGCCGAGTACTACTATGAAGAATCTACTGTATAAGAAAGCAGCCAGGCATGAGACATAAATCAAAACTGTAAATTAGCTAGAGTTCTGCAATTGTCGTCCGAATCCTACATAATAAGCAGAAAATCATGTAGCAGATATGCCAGCAGTTCTCCCATTACGTGATGCAATCACAACAACAGTTCATATGTTTCATATGCCTGTTGAAAAATTAATTACCGTAAAAGGAGAGACGAACATTCGTTTATTTATTCAGCATTCTATTCAAATGTAAAATTATTTACTGCAAGAACACATCAGTAACTGAATACAAGGTTAAAGGAATGAGCAAATGCTTCATATGCTTGGTGTGATCACATCATAGTTCTAGTGACGTCAGATGATATGTCATCGACCAAAGTGTGCGTTGTAATCAAATATCCATGCATTATGCACCAATCAGGTAGCAGAACTTTCAATCCTTGTTGACTAATCTGCAATATTGTCTACATACTGCCCATGTGTTGTGATTGCATCAGGTAATGGGGGTCCCCAAACCAGGGGTCTAGGGACTAATAGTGGCTTCTTTTCTACGGTGTTGCTCATAACTGAAATCTAATATAATTGGTAAAGAAAACAAGGTGAATTTGTGGGGGTTCCCAGTGCAGTTCGTCTTACCAGTACGAGAGCAGTGGGCGCTTCCTCCCGCTCTGCCGCTGTACGCGTCGCCGTCGCGGGGAAGGACGGCGGCGACGCTCCCCGGAGCGGCGCGTACGAGGGCTCGCTCGTCGCCGGCAAATATGGGGATCGGAGGATCTTCTCGCTGCTGCGCCGGCGGGGGGAAGGAGAGTGAGGCGACGAAGGGCCAAGGGCCGGAGTGCGCTGGGGAGGCCCGTGCGAGTGGGTTGCAGGGCCCAAATGAGTACgatgctccaagcaaaatacaaagcGTCTTCTAAAAGAAATACAAAGCGTTTCTAAAAAAGCAAAATACAAAGGATTCTCTCTCTAAAAAAACAAAATACAAAGGAGATCTCGATTTCTTTTACTGATATTACCCAGTGTTTAATAACCATTGCATCATCCCATGAAACCATAAAAAAGTTACAGTCTTGTGATGTCTTTGGAGCTCCAAAAACGGCTGCTACTGCCAtttcttcaaaaaaattcagGGCAACTTCAACTGTGTACATCAAATCAAATCGAACACATCAAACATTTGTGAACATGTCCAGACATGTCCACGGACAGTGGAAGGGAAGTGGATCATCCAACCGTATACATCAAATAAGCATCAAATCCAGATAGGAGGTGGGCCAGACGGACCTAGGAGAAAAGACACATTAGCTATAATGACATGTGGTCCAACTGATAGTGGGCTCAGCGAACTGTCCAGACTCCCTCAGAGCAAGTACAATAAGATGATGTAAGCGCATGTCCAGTTTAATAGCACACAGACCCTCCTTGCCTGCTTTTTTCTTCTTAATAGTATGAAAACACTCATATGCCACTAAAATATTGTCCGTAATCATTCTTCCAGACACAAAAGCACTCTGAGTGGGGCTAATAATATCTGATAAGATTGTCTTCAGTCGAGCAGCTATCATTTTTGATATAACCTTGTAGACCACATTACATAAACTGATCGGTCTGAACTGAGTAACCTTTTCAGGGGAATTAACCTTTGGGATCATTACAATTGCAGTATCATTCCATCCGGGGGGAATGGTACAAGTATTCACCGCCTGCAGGACCTCGTCAGTCAGGTCATCCCCCAGCATAGACCAAAACCTTTTATAAAAAATAGCATGGAGGCCGTCCGGTCCCGGTGCCTTTAAATCACCAATCTCAAAGAGAGCTTTCCGAACATCGTCAGCCGTATAGGGGGCGAGAAGAGCATTATTCATCTCATCAGTCACTTTCCTTCGAACAAGAGAAAGAACCTCCAGGCTCGGTTGGGTAACTTCAGATGAAAATAAGTTTGAAAAATACCCCTTGATGTGGTCCTTTAAATCAGAATCTTGCAACCAAACACCTGTATCATCCAAAAGCTTTTTAATCTGATTTCTTTTCTTCCTGGCGGTAGCCGCATTGTGGAAGAACGAGGTGTTGCGGACCCCATGTAATAGCCAATTGGCTCGACCGCGTTGTAGCCAGTAAATCTCTTCTTGTTCTAGAAGATTTTCAATAAGGACAAGAATCTCCTTCTAGCGCGCTTGAGAGTTCGCACTCATCGGTCCTCTCCGCAGTTTTTCCAATTCTTTTTTTAATTTGTTGATACGCCTTTTCGGACCCTTAAGACCGAGTAGAGTGGCCTTTTTAAAAGGAAATCATGTTAAAACTCGGATTTCAAAAGGAGTGGGTGAACTTAATTATGCAATGTGTATCCACTGTGGAGTATCGGGTTCGCTTCAATGCGGAAGAAACCGAGAGCTTTAAGCCTACTAGAGGACTGAGGCAGGGAGATCCCCTATCTCCCTACTTATTCTTGTTATGTACAGAGGGTCTGACTGCCCTTTTGGCGCATGCGGAGGAAAATGGAAGTATTTCTGGAGTTAAGGTGAGCAGAGATGCACCACCAATTT
This Triticum urartu cultivar G1812 unplaced genomic scaffold, Tu2.1 TuUngrouped_contig_9204, whole genome shotgun sequence DNA region includes the following protein-coding sequences:
- the LOC125532139 gene encoding uncharacterized protein LOC125532139, with amino-acid sequence MLGDDLTDEVLQAVNTCTIPPGWNDTAIVMIPKVNSPEKVTQFRPISLCNVVYKKTLCILLGASYSFGPCNPLARASPAHSGPWPFVASLSFPPPAQQREDPPIPIFAGDERALVRAAPGSVAAVLPRDGDAYSGRAGGSAHCSRTDLMEYHRQSITMTKRSRGTILDDLPEWIIIEEILIRLPPKDVLRCRAVRKLWCSATSTDKFMLGNCLRQPSLPVINQDIPGQEGVTFVVFRDNGVGASNQKLWPIIQHSKFHNLLGACDGFLILSDASHFWICNPATRRCAPLPQPRVPSAGGGRPYISGFFP